In Pyrodictium occultum, the genomic window CCTACATGGTAGTTGAGCCACGCGCTGTCCAGGGGGATACGCCACCTGCTGTAGCGGTGCACCCCGACGGTTATGGGGTCCGAGACTGTGAGGTAGCTTGTCAAGGGCTCGGCATCGGTCAGCTTGAACACCTTGCTGCCCGGGGTAGGCGCGTACACGTTGTTCACAGCCCTGTGGCTCCCGTTGCAGACGGGGCCTCCATCGCATATGCCTGCGTATATCTCCACATAGGCGTTGGAGAACGGCATCACCGTCTCCGTGTCAAGGGCGTCCGGGTGCTCCACGTACATGTTGTGGACGCTGCGGCGCAGGAAGGGCTCGTACCTGGTTATCCAGCGCACAACGCCGAGCATGTAGTAGCCCTCGAGCCGGGGGTCGGCTAGGAGCACCAAGTCCTCCTCGAGCACCCTCAGCTCGCGGTCGCGGCGCAGGACTATGGGCGCTATGGAGGCGCTGGCGCCACTGAGGACTATGCCCACCTCCTCCGCTACCCGTGGAAGGGGTATAGGCACGACTCTTCTGCCCCACGGGCTTCTCCGTCGGGGAATACTAGATAGGGTGTAGCCCTTCGTGCCCGTGGGCTGCGCGGCGTAAAACTCTTCTAGCCCTATAGGGTGGGATACCTGTGGGACCAGCCGTGCCCCCGGCAGCCCTGGTGGCGGCGCTGGCCGCGCTAGCCCTCTTCTCGGCGGCCGCCCTCGTGGAGGATGAGCAGCCGGCCCCGGGCCTCTACACGCCCAGTGAGAGCCACTACCTCTATATGGACGAGCTGGCCTAGCCCAGGAGCACGAAGAGGGTTTTCAGGTACTCCAGGTGCGGCGAGGAGGGCCGCACCGGGTGGTCGGGCGGCATACCCCTGACGCCGCCTAGAGGCCGGTACCCAGCGCCGGCCCTCGCCAGGGCCCTCGCAGCCACCGCCATGAACTCGCCGCGGCCTAGGTGGGTGCTGCAGCTGCTCAGCACGAGCAGCGAGCCCTCGGCCGCGAGCCTGGCCGAGAGGCTGTAGAGCCTCTCATACGCCCTCACTCCCTGGCGCTTCGCCCCGGGGTGGGGTATGAAGGCCGGCGGGTCCACGGAGATAGAGTCGTACCTCTGGCCCTCCGCGGCCGCCCTGCGAAGGAAGCTCCACGCGTTATCCCACACCACCTCAGCCCGGTCGGCCACCCGGTTCAGCTCCAGGTTCTCCCGGAGCAGCCTCAGCGCCCTCTCATCCTCCTCCACGAAAACAGCTCTCTCGGCCCCGTTCACCAGGGCCTGGATGCCGAAGCCCCCGGTGTAGCTGAAGAGGTCAAGCACCCTCCCCTCCGCGAGCCTACCGAAGTCCAGCCTGTTGAGCCTCTGGTCGAGGAAGAACCCGGTCTTCTGCCCGATCCTGGCGTCGACTATGAAGCGGGCCTCCCCCTCGCGTATAACCGCTCTCGTCTTCTCGCCCAGCCGGAGCCCCTCCCTCGGCGGCAGGCCTATGTCCCGCCTCGTCCTCTGCGCGCTCTTCTCATAGACGTGCCGGGCGCCAGCCACCTCGGCCACGGCCCTGGCCACTAGGGGCCCGTGGATGTCCCAGACTATGCTGCTTGACTGATATACCGCGAGGTCACCATACACGTCGACTATCAGCCCGGGCATCATGTCGCCGTCGCTGTGCACCAGCCGGTACCCGGCCTCCGGGTCCCCGGCGAGCCCCAGCCTCCTCCTCGCCCGGTAGGCCCGCTCCACCAGGGAGTATACTGCCTCCTCGCTGCCCCCGTAGCTGCAGCCCCCGGTCTCGATTAGCCGGAGCGCTACAGGGCCCGCGGTGTCGTAGAAGCCGCAGCCCAGCACATCGCCTCCAGGGCCCTCTACGACCACGAGGCTGCCTGGGGCGAGGCCCCGGGGCGCCTCCACCCACTTCCGGTAGACCATCAGCGCCCCGCTCTCGCGCACCGCCCTGGCTCCCTCGCCCCTGACCCTCACGGCCGAGAGCGGCTCCCCCGCCAAGGCCTCCGTGCCCCCGGCCTCCTGGCTGCTCACCCGGCTAGGTGGCCTGCCCCTAGCGCGGGGAGGGCGACCAGCAGCAGTGCCGCCATGCCCCCGGCGGCCAGCGCTACGCCGGCCTTCGCCCTGGGCACGCCTAGGAGCGCGGCAACCACGGCGCCGGTGTAGATGCCGGTTACGGGGAGCGGTATGGCTACGAAGACGGCTAGGCCTGGGACACCGTACCTCGATACCAGCCTCCGTGCCTTCTCCCTGGCCCTCTCGATCCTCGCGGTCACCCTCGACGCGATGCCTAGGCGCCCGCCCCACCTAACGAGCAGTAGCCAGGCCCTCTCGGCCACCAGGGGGAGCGCCAAGGCCAGTGCCAACGTCTCGGCGGCCGCCACAGCTAGGGCGGGGAGAAGGCCGAGCCTCACGGCTAGGAGGGGGAAGGCGTAGCGTGGCTCTAATCCGGGTAGCAGCCCAGCCAGGGCCAGCATGAGCGCCGTCCTATCCAAAGAGCCCTACTCCCCGCCGCCCCGGGGGGTCCCTGGATGTTTTTATGCAAGCCAGCTGCCACCGGTATTCGTTAACGTGTGGGGAGCAGCTCGGGGTTGGAGAGCGCGTCGCTGGTCCTGGAGAAGGCTTATACCCTGGAGCTTAAGAGGCCCGAGGGCTACAGCCTGCGCGACACCGGCAGGGTCTACAGCTTCGGCTGGATGTTCGACGGCGAGCTGGTGAAGGTGGAGCTGTGCACCGGCTCGGT contains:
- a CDS encoding class I SAM-dependent rRNA methyltransferase, with product MAGEPLSAVRVRGEGARAVRESGALMVYRKWVEAPRGLAPGSLVVVEGPGGDVLGCGFYDTAGPVALRLIETGGCSYGGSEEAVYSLVERAYRARRRLGLAGDPEAGYRLVHSDGDMMPGLIVDVYGDLAVYQSSSIVWDIHGPLVARAVAEVAGARHVYEKSAQRTRRDIGLPPREGLRLGEKTRAVIREGEARFIVDARIGQKTGFFLDQRLNRLDFGRLAEGRVLDLFSYTGGFGIQALVNGAERAVFVEEDERALRLLRENLELNRVADRAEVVWDNAWSFLRRAAAEGQRYDSISVDPPAFIPHPGAKRQGVRAYERLYSLSARLAAEGSLLVLSSCSTHLGRGEFMAVAARALARAGAGYRPLGGVRGMPPDHPVRPSSPHLEYLKTLFVLLG
- a CDS encoding small multi-drug export protein — protein: MDRTALMLALAGLLPGLEPRYAFPLLAVRLGLLPALAVAAAETLALALALPLVAERAWLLLVRWGGRLGIASRVTARIERAREKARRLVSRYGVPGLAVFVAIPLPVTGIYTGAVVAALLGVPRAKAGVALAAGGMAALLLVALPALGAGHLAG